From Branchiostoma lanceolatum isolate klBraLanc5 chromosome 16, klBraLanc5.hap2, whole genome shotgun sequence:
gcttcaggagcgagcttaatagtatattttgcAAGAATTCACAGAATTGTAGAGGAATCCGTCCGGATCCGTGGAcaccgcctgtcactctataccttgttagtaaggtctggcattccAGCACGGAGGTCgattacgtggtgtccgatttcgtactattGGGAGTTACACGGAATCTAGTGTTCTTGGTTCGAAAAGTGTTTTCAACccaccccagttgatctatcaTCACTTGCCCCCTCCAAAAAAACCTCTGTGGACACCAAATCTTCAGACTGGCTTGGCAGACGCCTTTCTGACTTAGTGCTTTGTTAACAAGTTTTATCATGGCAGAACTAAAGAGTGCTACGATggtactttctttacagtgaagtaagatcaacccagacaccttcgctatggcaataatttttaattgccacacttattccAATTGCTGTAAAAACATCCAAAGTACACTCACCTCCGATAGATCAAGTAACCGGAAGGTAGTGTGTTTCACCAGGCGATGCCAGATTCCGTCGCGTACTGCTGCTATCAGGAGTGGGTTGGGGTCTTCGATGTCTGTTGCGGTTACCAGACGTCGGGCGTCCTCACCTCCAGGGCGGGGGAGCCAGACCATGCGCTCACGTTCTTCGGTCAGGATACTGGCAAATCCTGCGTTAACAGGGAGAtaatactatgtatgtatgcaatGATGTATCAACGTAGAACACTGTGCCATCTATGCCAAATGAATATGGTAATTGAAATCTTTAATTTGCAAATTCCGTGGTCCACATTAATTGCAAGGGTCCAAGCAGTAAAAGGTAACAAGTTTATACATCTGTTCTACATTCACTACtggggggtttgacttcttctttggaggcagtggctgatgaaaagtccgaggcttttaatgattagtgggtttGTGATAATATCTTGTATATAATATCCCCATGGTACAACCCAaagctgaaaacaaaaaaatgagacTAAAGGAAACCTAATTTCTTATATATAAGTGCTAACGAAGGCTCTGAAAATAATCGAACAAAACGGATCATGGTATGATAAACAATAACTATTTCATTGTTCTTTTATTATGAGGTATGTGTAACGTTAGGTGGCGCTTCTACAGACGGGCACAGTGTTAAACGGTATTGTGGCGCAACGCCTACAAATCAATCAGTTTATGTCAACTTGTGTcttgaaatgatttaaaagGCAATTGAATTGAAATGCATGTTAAGACGTCTGAAACCGTTTTTCGAACATGTGCCTAAAGCCTAATAtcttgtatattttcacattttcacgtGCCTAGACGAAATACCCAATGAGAGCCAAGTCTGTATTACCTTGTGTGATTACTTAAAGGTGCAATATACCCATGGATGCCAGGTGGTGATACTTGATGGGCTGAATTTTTGGGCGGAGTTAAACTTACCTTATTAAGGTTTTTATTTTTATGAGACaggttgtcttgtttcagaCTACGCTTGCGCTTCTTTTTCTACTTAGAAGAGACGTTGTCCTGTTTcataaatgtaacacatttaAAGAATTTTCtctttatttcttctttttgaaTACTAGACTATGCGAAAATCAATGCGACCATGGAGCCTCCTGGCTATACAACTAAAGAGAAAGTGGATGTCTCAACGTACCTTGGGCTAAGGCCTTGTCTACAGGACAGTCAGCTTCTTCACAGTCTCTAAAGGCGTGCACCAAGAGGCACATCATCTTCCTGTAGATTGTTGAGCCTTTGTTTGCGTCCGTGGTAAAACTCTGGTTGTCTAGTCGGCGAAGGAACGCAGGCAGCATATTGGCTATGTCGTCCGGATCACACCAGGGGAAGACTGGACATCGCCAAACCTGCAAAATCGCCATTGAAAAATATGATCTACTTTTATTACTAGTAATCCAATATTCTAAGAGTTGAGCACATGTATTCATTTCAAGACGAAGTCAAAAATATCTTTGCATGGTTACTGTATAGGTATGTTCTAAAACGTATAGTACGTAATTTCCAGGGCAGTTGATCCACTGTACTTTGTGTGACCAAGATTTGATGTCTGGACAAACGTACATTGCTTTTATACTACAGTAAATATATTGATTTACTTGCTTTACTAGCTCCACCTATTCATGGAATATCATTTATAATTCTAGTTGATCtttgtttttactttactttatttacgtatttatttatttatctatctatttatttatcaaacttcacagaatgaaatctgagaggtgttggcaacaggattgatgcatcctttacaaggccaacacctccagagtacatttaaaaacaaataaagaatcactaatataatatcacaatacattcaagaaatgacaataataacagtaataacaacaagattggcaacacaAAAAGATGTTGctatggcgacggtggtctctgttaacgttttcgtttttaacccacatgcaaataaggacctcgcataatggcataaatcatatcagtcgatcaccttctctaccaaaataacacaagttgtccaatgtatgaaaatcttgttttcacaaaaaaagatatcgtaccatttcctcataagttatgtaaatgaggccctctatgcaagatttgtgtctaatagtggccacatttacttaacttccaaatggtgcaaaaatgaaatccccatcatttaccactatggatttatagtattttgtcatgaattatgcaaatcaagtatcaaattgcataattgatatctatcgatattcatctctttctcagttacatatgtcatgtgtttgagagtcctataatagaatgcagctgatttattaactgtcctcattgattatgcaaatcagatattgatttgcataattggcatatgattatgtaaatcatcacttaagctatctacacaccaaaaattatgatgatccgtcatccccttcttgcgttattctctttcaaagttggaatcaaaatcagctcctgcagttccaaaaaaagctgctagggggtccaaatctacaggacatattttcctaacaaagagctatacaccacttaaaaatcatgactatagcatgttcagaagacgagatttgaaaagtgaaagttcccctgcagtaccatagaaagtcgctagggggcccaaaatccaatcattacaaggtctcccacagacctacccacctacaaaatatgaagacaatacatccaggcattcttgagttgtcgtcccatggactttcacattcctgtacaattcctagaattcttgcaatctgcacacaatatagtaaaagtttggctcgcccctgaggcgtcgccaaaaacgaaATGTTACTCGTTACGGTGTGATCAACACGAGATGTTGAAAAACCCCACAGTTTGAGACATTCATATCCTGGGGAAATTCATACTCGTGCTTTGAATCTGAACGAATTTACTTACAGGAGCTGGAGATCCATCAACGGTGGTTGCTGATGTCGCAAATTGTCCCTCATGACTTTCTTGTCCACTATCCCTGGGTAGctagaacagaaaattacattcTCTATTCCTGAGTTACAATGCCCAAAATAGATGAGAAAGAATTTGACGTCAATACAACTAATAACAATGTTATGATGCAATGAGACATTGCAGAAATACTGTCTGGATGCCTCACCTCCGCAGTTGCATTCGTCGACGCCTGGGAGAAGCGGGAAGTATCGGGAGGCTTTTGCTGAAATATCATAAAACAAAACGACACAATGAGAACTGGAACTGTCATCATTATATGTAAGCTTCCATTCATCTGCCACCATTGAATCTCTTGACAaaattgaaaatagaaaatggCTTTAGATTAATATAATTCAAAGAGTGTTGAAGACCAACCTTGTATTTAAGGGACAGTGTCGATGTTGCTTCCTGCCCAGTTGCTGTCTCCTTGGCGATTTGGGACATGTAAAGATTCTCAAGTtcctatcattaaaaaaatacttTCAATTAAAACGCCTCCAAAGCAGCATACTCGTTAATTCTCTATTACTAGTGTATAAAACATCAGGGGTGTTCACTCTTGTCCATTACATTCGGTACAAAAAGCACATGAGCTAGCTTAATCGTTTTTGAAAGAGGCATGTTACCATGTCATCGTGATTGGCACGTAAGGTCTCTCCACTATGCATGGAGAAGGGAAGATCACATGCCTCCTCATCTGGAACGGAGCTGAGTGAACTGTCGGAAGACATGCTgtcctgaaaaaaacaaaacaatcgcTATGGTTTggtcaagacctacccacaaataaaatatcattacaaaccATGAATAGCTTCCTGAATTAATGCTGGCCAAAGTAATACGctgacagacaaacaaagacTGAGtcacccaaaacaatactcGATTGTAAAGGGTACCGCTTTTTGTGTTTGCTGTACTTTGATCAGTGTACATTTGTTGTCACTCTGAAAAGACGTACTCACATGAAATTAACTTAAAATACCGTTGTCAAAATATTGTTCATTATTGCTACCGTAACGGTAGGCCGTATTATTACAATAATAATATATGGGTGACTTACATATGAGGAGATAAGTCAAtctaagtaaaaaaaaggaaaccagAAGGACTTACGTTGCCATCAGCATTGTGGAAGAGTCTGTCCTTAAGGTACTTCTTGTACGAAGGTGAAACATGAAGAGGTTGCAGCTGAAGATTACAAAAGCGTTTAAACAATCAAATGTACACGCTCTGTCAGCATCTACCGACATCAAATATGTAATGAGTATGGATCCTGTCATTAAACACCAATGGAATATAGACAgtcctaatacatgtatgattatcGAAGGAACACCTTTATTTCCTATACTTGCATACGATTACGTTTGTTTGCATCCAAGTTACCTAAAACCCAGAAATCATCATTGCCCATCCCTTCCTGAGTTATGGTGCTTCAAAGGATCCGACAAAAACACGCCTGCAGTTCGAAGGATATCCACTTGGGGACTAAGAGCAGCACAATCTCTTTCTGAGCTCAAAGCTACATTTTAGAATCTTGACAACGGCATGTTAAAAACATAAGTATACCAGCACTGCTACCATTTCTGCGGCATAAAAAATGTGCTAGGAAGCCCATAATAAATCATGCCCTTTTTTGTTGCCACTTACTTAGTACCTAAGttccaaatatcataataatccaTCAATAGCTAAAGGACACTACCAGAAAcctaatcttcttggcgaaggtaaatgaACAGTGAAATTCTATCAATACATTCGTAAACTTTCGACAATGATAGTCACAGGGAAATGGACCCTACATCAAATTCATATCAAACTGTTTACTCACGTTTGAGGCGGGGACACCCTGCAGTATTCTCTCCACGACTTCGATCTTTTCATCTATCTCTTCATCACTCTGTagctttcttccttttttctggAGATTCAAGAAATCCTAAAAGGATGAAAAAATGCAAATGATTACTTGTGTGTCACAGCTGATTCATATTGATCAGTCGGCATCTACCTTCAGCTCATACATGTGAGAAGCTCATATGAAATCTACATACTAGTTTTCAATTAGAAATTCAAAAGCATTCATGCAAGATTGACCAAATAGACATAATGTACATTCGCTTGGTTTATGGCCATGTTTTACCTTTGAGATGATCTTTGGCACATGTTCTACGTCCCCATCAAAGACGACGATCAGCTTCTCTTGGTTGAAGCGGGGGCAGCTGAGAATGGTCACCGTTCTCCCGTCCGAAGTGTCACTAAAACGTATAAGAAATACCATATGTTAGCAcattgttactccgggaaggaggacgacctccttctgggagtattggaaatgcttttgtttgcgcgttcgcagctagaactcacgatcctgttgtcgcattggtgtgtaacttggcatatcgtttgcctggttgggcgtggtgatgcaaaacgtctttgttaatttttttttaattgttttcctAGGTGCATGGCCTGGGTGCCAGTAGATAAATCTTCTTCGAGTActgtctgtatatatatatgtgacaatACATGTCTCGTGTACATGCTAACGTTTACATAGGACAGTAAACTGGATGAATGGGTAGTGTTGGAAATTCAAATGAATCATAGGATGACCAAATACTTCACAGTAGGCAGTTAATAGTACATAGAGTGTCATTCTGCATCGTTCTTAGGTAGCAGTCATAAAAGGTATCAAATTGACTGTCAATTATTTGATTcccaatacatactatttttgGAGTTGGCGAATCTTGGATCTCGTGCGAACTCCTTCTTCCTCCAGGAACATGGTCCTCATCTTGTCCTCTATGTCAGTCTTCACCGCTTCCTTCCCCATATCGTCAGGGATACTGAATAATGAATGTTAAGCAAAAACTAGTTTATACACATATATAGTAGATATTGACAGGCAAATCATTGATAACCATTGCAGATACTACTCTGATTGCAAATCTGTATATTTTTCATATTATATTCACGTTATAATTGATTTTATACAGAGATCTAccgcaacaaaaaaaaacatcagtgCTTAACATGTTCTGAATATGCATGGTCGAACCACATGGggttgtttttcttatttctctCATTGCCTCCCTTTAATAGCTATGTACAGGAAAAGGTCTATGTCGGCGTGTTTGAAATTCATTCTTACCTGTCTATAGTTGTTAGTTCCACATCCTGTGACATGGAAGCATCCAAATATTGGTGCTGTATGTCAAAGAGGCGCACGTAGCCATTCTTTGTACAGCCTTTCAGCCTTATCTTCGATGAGAAGGACTCTTCCCATGGATCTGAGGGTACTGCTGTGGAGATGGGTGCCTTCAGGACGATT
This genomic window contains:
- the LOC136421883 gene encoding uncharacterized protein — encoded protein: MEPTNTGRNAGDLALAVLKGSQSLIVLKAPISTAVPSDPWEESFSSKIRLKGCTKNGYVRLFDIQHQYLDASMSQDVELTTIDSIPDDMGKEAVKTDIEDKMRTMFLEEEGVRTRSKIRQLQKYDTSDGRTVTILSCPRFNQEKLIVVFDGDVEHVPKIISKDFLNLQKKGRKLQSDEEIDEKIEVVERILQGVPASNLQPLHVSPSYKKYLKDRLFHNADGNDSMSSDSSLSSVPDEEACDLPFSMHSGETLRANHDDMELENLYMSQIAKETATGQEATSTLSLKYKQKPPDTSRFSQASTNATAELPRDSGQESHEGQFATSATTVDGSPAPVWRCPVFPWCDPDDIANMLPAFLRRLDNQSFTTDANKGSTIYRKMMCLLVHAFRDCEEADCPVDKALAQGFASILTEERERMVWLPRPGGEDARRLVTATDIEDPNPLLIAAVRDGIWHRLVKHTTFRLLDLSEVLAKEEDIDVDQATMLTTLLHTTLFDYFDVVQAVRFAGKSPLTCVLRELRMVKGHVLL